A part of Thermus sp. LT1-2-5 genomic DNA contains:
- the sufU gene encoding Fe-S cluster assembly sulfur transfer protein SufU, protein MGVLDELYRETILKHYQNPKNFGVLAQATKRAGGMNPSCGDQVEVMVLLEGDTIADIRFQGQGCAISTASASMMTEAVKGKKVAEALDLSRKFQAMVVEGAPPDPALGDLLALQGVAKLPARVKCATLAWHALEEALR, encoded by the coding sequence ATGGGCGTCCTGGATGAGCTTTATCGGGAAACCATCTTAAAGCACTACCAAAACCCCAAGAACTTCGGGGTCCTGGCCCAGGCCACCAAGCGGGCCGGGGGGATGAACCCCTCCTGCGGGGACCAGGTGGAGGTGATGGTCCTCCTGGAAGGGGACACCATCGCCGACATCCGCTTCCAGGGCCAGGGGTGCGCCATCAGCACCGCTAGCGCCTCCATGATGACCGAGGCGGTGAAGGGGAAGAAGGTGGCGGAGGCCCTGGACCTCTCCCGCAAGTTCCAGGCCATGGTGGTGGAGGGCGCCCCCCCTGACCCCGCCCTGGGGGACCTCCTGGCCCTCCAAGGGGTGGCCAAGCTCCCGGCCCGGGTCAAGTGCGCCACCCTGGCCTGGCACGCCCTGGAGGAGGCCCTGCGGTGA
- the lepA gene encoding translation elongation factor 4 yields MERMVSRIRNFSIIAHVDHGKSTLADRILQMTHAVSEREMREQFLDSLELERERGITIKASAVRVNYRAKDGNTYTFHLIDTPGHVDFTYEVSRALAAVEGVLLVVDASQGVEAQTIANFYLALEHNHAILPVINKIDLPNARPLEVALEVEEVLGIPADEAIFASGKTGEGVEEILEAIVQRIPPPHGDPEAPLKALIFDSLYDAYQGVIPYLRIFEGTVRPGDRIRIFSTGKEFTVDKVGVFTPQGLVPTESLSVGEVGWLTAAIRDIHDVQVGDTITLAHNPTPAPYPGFRPAKPVVFAGLYPVDSGDYNKLRDALEKLKLNDAALSFEPETSTALGFGFRCGFLGLLHAEIVQERLEREFGLELIATAPSVVYKVRLKSGEEVEIHNPADLPDPTKIEEILEPYVKLTLYTPEEYVGSIMQLVQEKRGRLQSMNYLPGAQKRVELIYEAPFAEILYDFHDRLKSLSRGYASMDYEQAGYQPGDLVKVNVLVHGEVVDALTFIAHREKAYGMARAIVDKLAEVIPRQLFEVPIQAAIGGKIIARATVKALRKDVLAKCYGGDVTRKKKLLEKQKEGKKRLKAIGKVEVPQEAFLAVLSAGKDEP; encoded by the coding sequence ATGGAAAGGATGGTAAGCCGCATCCGCAACTTCTCCATCATCGCCCACGTGGACCACGGGAAGTCCACCCTGGCCGACCGCATCCTGCAGATGACCCACGCCGTGAGCGAGCGGGAGATGCGGGAGCAGTTCCTGGACTCCCTGGAGCTAGAGCGGGAGCGAGGCATCACCATCAAGGCCAGCGCGGTGCGGGTAAACTACCGAGCCAAGGACGGGAACACCTACACCTTCCACCTCATCGACACCCCGGGGCACGTGGACTTCACCTACGAGGTGTCCCGGGCCTTGGCCGCGGTGGAAGGGGTGCTTCTGGTGGTGGACGCAAGCCAGGGGGTGGAGGCCCAGACCATCGCCAACTTCTACCTGGCCCTGGAGCATAACCACGCGATCCTCCCGGTCATCAACAAGATCGACCTGCCCAACGCCCGGCCCCTAGAGGTGGCCCTCGAGGTGGAGGAGGTCTTGGGCATCCCTGCGGACGAGGCCATCTTCGCCTCCGGCAAGACGGGGGAGGGGGTGGAGGAGATCCTCGAGGCCATCGTGCAGCGCATCCCCCCACCCCACGGGGACCCCGAGGCCCCCCTCAAGGCCCTCATCTTCGATTCCCTCTACGACGCCTATCAGGGCGTCATCCCCTACCTGCGCATCTTCGAGGGCACGGTGCGCCCTGGGGACAGGATCCGCATCTTCTCCACCGGCAAGGAGTTCACCGTGGACAAGGTAGGCGTCTTCACCCCCCAGGGCCTGGTGCCCACGGAAAGCCTCTCCGTGGGGGAGGTGGGCTGGCTCACCGCCGCCATCCGCGACATCCACGACGTCCAGGTGGGGGACACCATCACCCTGGCCCACAACCCCACCCCCGCCCCCTACCCCGGGTTCCGCCCCGCCAAGCCCGTGGTCTTCGCCGGGCTTTACCCCGTGGACTCAGGGGACTACAACAAGCTCCGGGACGCCCTGGAAAAGCTCAAGCTGAACGACGCCGCCCTCTCCTTCGAGCCGGAAACCTCCACCGCCTTGGGCTTCGGCTTCCGCTGCGGCTTCTTGGGTCTCCTCCACGCCGAAATCGTGCAAGAGCGGCTTGAGCGGGAATTCGGCCTGGAACTCATCGCCACCGCCCCCAGCGTGGTCTACAAGGTGCGGCTTAAGAGCGGGGAGGAAGTGGAGATCCACAACCCCGCCGACCTCCCCGACCCCACCAAGATCGAGGAAATCCTGGAACCCTACGTCAAGCTCACCCTCTACACCCCCGAGGAGTACGTGGGGAGCATCATGCAGCTGGTGCAGGAAAAGCGGGGCCGCCTCCAGAGCATGAACTACCTCCCAGGGGCGCAAAAACGGGTGGAGCTCATCTACGAGGCCCCCTTCGCCGAGATCCTCTATGACTTCCACGACCGCCTGAAGAGCCTCTCCCGGGGCTACGCCTCCATGGACTACGAGCAGGCGGGCTACCAACCGGGGGACCTGGTCAAGGTGAACGTGCTGGTCCACGGGGAGGTGGTGGACGCCCTCACCTTCATCGCCCACCGGGAAAAGGCCTACGGCATGGCCCGGGCCATCGTGGACAAGCTGGCCGAGGTCATCCCGCGCCAGCTCTTTGAGGTGCCCATCCAGGCGGCCATTGGGGGCAAGATCATCGCCCGGGCCACGGTTAAGGCCCTCCGAAAAGACGTCTTGGCCAAGTGCTACGGCGGGGACGTGACCCGGAAGAAGAAGCTCCTGGAAAAGCAAAAGGAGGGGAAGAAGCGCCTCAAGGCCATCGGCAAGGTGGAGGTTCCGCAAGAAGCCTTCTTGGCGGTGCTCTCGGCGGGGAAGGATGAGCCTTAG
- the gyrA gene encoding DNA gyrase subunit A: MSQVVPVEITEELKQSFINYAMSVIVDRALPDVRDGLKPVQRRILFGAYQEGVLPTRKHVKSAKIVGEVMGKYHPHGDAAIYDALVRLAQPWNLRYPLMDGQGNFGSIDGDPPAAQRYTEARLSHLGAEMLAEIDKETVDFRPNYDGSLKEPEVLPAAIPNLLVNGASGIAVGMATSLPPHNLSEVVDALVAMIDNPGIPLEEVMRHIPGPDFPTGGKLSRKGIKEAYATGRGSLKMRAKVRIEEKGQRPMLVVTEIPYQVNKASLIAQIAALVKAKKIEDIVALRDESDRQGLRIAIELKRGANPQVVLNQLYKHTALQTSFTVNLLAIVQGEPKVLSLLDLMRHYLDHRKEVVRRRSLFDLKKAEERAHVLEGLLIALDHIDEVIALIRGSEDAQRARAALMERFGLSEVQAQAILDMRLQRLVALEREKLLEEYRGLMEEIARLKAILRDEARLWSEVKQDLLRVKEKYGDARRTLITEFEESFNPEDLIEDEPMVITLTAQGFLKRLPLEAYRAQGRGGKGLLAGRTKEEDEATQVFVAGAHDDLLLFTNRGRVYRLKVYELPEMGRQARGVHVKSLLPLLEEEEVAALLSVRGLEGEGYLVFATERGLVKRTALREYQNLGSAGLIAIRLQEGDRLIGVALSDPEDEAILATEAGQAIRFPLEEVRATGRDSQGVTGIRFKKPGDRVVSLLTVKPGEMVDLLAVSTRGYGKRTPLSEYPLQGRGGVGVITYGVSVRTGRLSALLKVRGTEDLLVLSKKGLAIRTPVKEIPQYSRPTAGVKVMNLPEDDEVASAFAVEEEK; encoded by the coding sequence ATGTCCCAGGTTGTGCCTGTAGAAATCACTGAGGAACTCAAGCAGAGTTTCATCAACTACGCCATGTCCGTCATCGTGGACCGGGCCCTGCCTGACGTGCGGGACGGGCTCAAGCCGGTCCAGCGGCGGATCCTCTTCGGCGCCTACCAGGAAGGGGTCTTGCCCACCCGCAAGCACGTGAAAAGCGCCAAGATCGTGGGCGAGGTCATGGGCAAATACCACCCCCACGGGGACGCCGCCATCTACGACGCCCTGGTGCGCCTGGCCCAGCCCTGGAACCTGCGCTACCCCCTCATGGACGGCCAGGGCAACTTCGGCTCCATTGACGGGGACCCCCCGGCCGCCCAGCGCTACACCGAGGCCCGGCTTTCCCACCTGGGGGCGGAGATGCTGGCGGAAATCGACAAGGAAACGGTGGACTTCCGCCCCAACTACGACGGCTCCCTCAAGGAGCCCGAGGTCCTGCCCGCCGCCATCCCCAACCTCCTGGTAAACGGGGCGAGCGGCATCGCCGTGGGCATGGCCACCAGCCTCCCGCCCCACAACCTTTCTGAGGTGGTAGATGCCTTGGTGGCCATGATCGACAACCCGGGGATTCCCCTCGAGGAGGTCATGCGCCACATCCCTGGCCCCGACTTCCCCACGGGGGGAAAGCTTTCCCGCAAGGGGATCAAGGAGGCTTACGCCACCGGCCGGGGAAGCCTAAAAATGCGGGCCAAGGTGCGCATCGAGGAAAAGGGCCAGCGCCCCATGCTGGTGGTCACGGAGATCCCTTACCAGGTGAACAAGGCGAGCCTCATCGCCCAGATCGCCGCCCTGGTGAAGGCCAAGAAGATCGAGGACATCGTGGCCCTCCGCGACGAGTCCGACCGGCAGGGCCTGCGGATCGCCATCGAGCTCAAGCGGGGGGCAAACCCTCAGGTGGTCCTCAACCAGCTCTACAAGCACACCGCCTTGCAGACCTCCTTCACGGTGAACCTTCTCGCCATCGTCCAGGGGGAGCCCAAGGTCCTTTCCCTCCTCGACCTCATGCGCCACTACCTGGACCACCGCAAGGAGGTGGTGCGGCGCCGGAGCCTCTTTGACCTGAAGAAGGCCGAGGAAAGGGCCCACGTCCTGGAAGGGCTCCTCATCGCCCTGGACCATATCGACGAGGTCATCGCCCTCATCCGGGGCTCGGAGGATGCGCAAAGGGCCCGCGCCGCCCTCATGGAGCGCTTCGGCCTTTCGGAGGTCCAGGCCCAGGCCATCTTGGACATGCGGCTGCAGCGCCTGGTGGCCTTGGAGCGGGAAAAGCTTCTGGAGGAGTACCGGGGGCTCATGGAGGAGATCGCCCGGCTTAAGGCCATCCTCCGGGATGAAGCTCGGCTTTGGAGCGAGGTGAAACAGGACCTCCTCCGGGTCAAGGAAAAGTACGGGGATGCCCGCCGCACCCTCATCACCGAGTTTGAGGAGAGCTTCAACCCCGAGGACCTCATTGAGGACGAGCCCATGGTCATCACCCTCACCGCCCAGGGCTTCCTCAAGCGCCTCCCCCTCGAGGCCTACCGGGCCCAGGGCCGGGGGGGCAAGGGCCTGCTGGCGGGCAGGACCAAGGAAGAGGACGAGGCCACCCAGGTCTTCGTGGCCGGAGCCCACGACGACCTCCTCCTCTTCACCAACCGGGGCCGGGTCTACCGCCTCAAGGTCTATGAGCTACCCGAGATGGGCCGCCAGGCCCGGGGGGTGCACGTGAAAAGCCTCCTCCCCCTCTTGGAGGAAGAGGAGGTGGCTGCGCTGCTTTCCGTGCGGGGCCTCGAGGGGGAAGGCTACCTGGTCTTCGCCACGGAACGGGGCCTGGTAAAGCGCACCGCCCTTAGGGAGTACCAGAACCTGGGCTCCGCTGGCCTCATCGCCATCCGGCTCCAGGAAGGGGACCGCCTCATCGGCGTGGCCCTCTCCGATCCCGAGGACGAGGCCATCTTGGCCACGGAGGCGGGCCAGGCCATCCGCTTCCCCCTGGAGGAGGTGCGGGCCACGGGGCGGGACAGCCAGGGGGTTACCGGCATCCGCTTTAAGAAGCCCGGGGACCGGGTGGTTTCCCTCCTCACGGTGAAGCCCGGGGAGATGGTGGATCTCCTGGCGGTGAGCACCCGGGGCTACGGCAAGCGCACGCCCCTTTCCGAATACCCCCTGCAGGGCCGGGGTGGGGTGGGGGTCATCACCTACGGGGTGAGCGTGCGCACTGGGCGGCTTTCCGCCCTCCTCAAGGTGCGGGGCACGGAAGACCTCCTGGTCCTCTCCAAGAAGGGCCTGGCCATCCGCACCCCGGTGAAGGAGATTCCCCAGTACTCCCGGCCCACCGCCGGGGTCAAGGTGATGAACCTGCCCGAGGACGACGAGGTGGCGAGCGCCTTCGCCGTGGAGGAGGAGAAGTAG
- a CDS encoding DUF502 domain-containing protein, with translation MRLRQRFLTGLITLLPLLVTLYFLGWVYTYSGGYIQGFLQLLNLEVPRAYQPLLPFVGLLLAALFIYLVGTLAENYLGRRLIHSLERSLLLLPLVRDIYKAVQQIAHTLFGQKEVKFSRAAVIEYPRRGLYTLCFVVQPVGSRLPPLPEGYTAVLVPTSPVPASGMVILVPTEEVIPLEISVEDALKYVVSAGFLLPEKPSGPLTSLPQRAEPSP, from the coding sequence ATGCGCCTCCGCCAGCGTTTCCTCACGGGGCTCATCACCCTTCTGCCCCTCCTCGTCACCCTCTACTTCTTGGGCTGGGTCTACACCTACTCTGGCGGGTACATCCAGGGGTTTTTGCAGCTTTTGAACCTGGAGGTGCCCCGGGCCTACCAACCCCTCCTTCCCTTTGTGGGTCTCCTGCTGGCTGCCCTGTTCATCTACCTGGTGGGCACCCTGGCGGAAAACTACCTGGGCCGCAGGCTCATCCACTCCCTGGAGCGCTCCCTGCTCCTCTTGCCCCTGGTGCGGGACATCTACAAGGCGGTGCAGCAGATCGCCCATACCCTCTTCGGGCAGAAGGAGGTGAAGTTTAGCCGGGCGGCGGTGATCGAGTACCCTAGGCGGGGCCTATACACCCTCTGCTTCGTGGTCCAGCCCGTGGGAAGCCGCCTGCCGCCCTTGCCCGAGGGCTACACCGCCGTTTTGGTGCCCACCAGCCCCGTCCCCGCCAGCGGCATGGTGATCCTGGTGCCCACGGAGGAGGTGATCCCCCTGGAGATCAGCGTGGAAGACGCCCTGAAGTACGTGGTTTCCGCCGGCTTCCTCCTGCCGGAGAAACCTTCAGGCCCCTTAACCTCCCTCCCACAAAGGGCGGAGCCATCCCCCTAA
- the sdaAB gene encoding L-serine ammonia-lyase, iron-sulfur-dependent subunit beta, producing the protein MGLLDMIGPVMVGPSSSHTAGACRLALLARHLLGEKPKRVEFGLHGSFAKTGKGHGTHLALAAGVLGLRPDDERLKESLALAAQEGVEVMFREVELGDVHSNTVRMVLEGERERLVVTGSSLGGGLVRIFDLDGFEVRITGSAPTLVIRNVDTPGVVARVARILADDEVNIAHLTVSRKKRGGEAMMSLEMDRPLSEKPLEYLAYLSYILWVRQIPPVMD; encoded by the coding sequence ATGGGTCTTTTGGACATGATCGGCCCGGTGATGGTGGGGCCCTCCTCCAGCCACACCGCCGGGGCCTGCCGCCTGGCCCTCCTCGCCCGCCACCTCCTGGGGGAAAAGCCCAAGCGGGTGGAGTTCGGCCTCCACGGCTCCTTCGCCAAGACGGGGAAGGGCCACGGCACCCACCTAGCCCTGGCCGCCGGGGTTCTGGGCCTGAGGCCAGACGACGAGCGCCTAAAGGAAAGCCTGGCCCTGGCGGCGCAGGAGGGGGTGGAGGTGATGTTCCGGGAGGTGGAGCTTGGGGACGTCCACTCCAACACCGTGCGCATGGTCCTGGAGGGGGAGAGGGAGCGGCTCGTGGTCACGGGAAGCTCCCTGGGCGGGGGGCTTGTGCGCATCTTTGACCTGGATGGGTTTGAGGTGCGCATCACGGGGAGCGCCCCCACCCTGGTGATCCGCAACGTGGACACCCCGGGGGTGGTGGCCCGGGTGGCCCGGATCTTAGCCGACGACGAGGTGAACATCGCCCACCTCACCGTGAGCCGCAAGAAGCGGGGCGGGGAGGCCATGATGAGCCTGGAGATGGACCGTCCCCTCTCGGAAAAGCCCCTGGAGTATTTGGCCTACCTTTCCTACATCCTGTGGGTGCGACAGATCCCCCCGGTGATGGACTAG
- a CDS encoding alpha/beta fold hydrolase, which translates to MRGLVFLHAFPYNPGMWEGELRHFRGRLPVLAPHYLGLSLPQAAEKVLKEMDEAGMEEAVFVGLSMGGYLIFELWRKAPERFLGFVLADTRAGPDTEEAKRNRYALRERVLREGVGFLPEALLPGHLGRTTQAEKPEVVARAKELILQASPEAVAESLRALAERPDSTPLLPGMRRPALVLVGEEDTLTPPEEAKRLARNLPEARALILPEAGHLANLENPKAFRTALLGFLAETF; encoded by the coding sequence ATGAGGGGCCTGGTCTTCCTCCACGCCTTTCCCTACAACCCCGGGATGTGGGAAGGGGAGCTTCGCCACTTCCGGGGCCGCCTTCCCGTCCTCGCCCCCCACTACCTGGGCCTAAGCCTGCCCCAGGCGGCGGAAAAGGTCCTCAAGGAGATGGACGAGGCGGGGATGGAGGAGGCGGTCTTCGTGGGGCTTTCCATGGGGGGCTACCTCATCTTTGAGCTTTGGCGCAAGGCCCCCGAGCGCTTTTTGGGCTTCGTCCTGGCGGACACCCGTGCGGGGCCGGACACGGAGGAGGCCAAGCGGAACCGCTACGCCCTGCGGGAGCGGGTGCTCCGGGAGGGGGTGGGTTTCCTGCCCGAGGCCCTTTTGCCGGGGCACCTGGGCCGCACCACCCAGGCGGAAAAGCCCGAGGTGGTGGCGCGGGCCAAGGAGCTCATCCTCCAGGCCAGCCCCGAGGCGGTGGCGGAAAGCCTAAGGGCCTTGGCCGAGCGCCCCGACTCCACCCCCCTCCTCCCCGGGATGCGCCGCCCCGCCTTGGTCCTGGTGGGGGAGGAGGACACCCTCACCCCCCCAGAGGAGGCCAAGCGCCTGGCGAGGAACCTCCCCGAGGCCCGGGCCCTCATCCTGCCGGAGGCGGGGCACCTGGCCAACCTGGAAAACCCCAAGGCCTTTCGCACGGCGCTTTTGGGCTTCCTAGCGGAAACCTTTTAG
- the cutA gene encoding divalent-cation tolerance protein CutA yields MEEVVLITVPTEEVAKTLARTLVEERLAACVNIVPGLTSVYRWQGEVVEDKELLLIAKTTTHVFPRLKERVLALHPYTVPEILALPIAEGHGPYLAWLRENTG; encoded by the coding sequence ATGGAAGAGGTGGTCCTCATCACCGTGCCCACGGAGGAGGTGGCGAAGACCCTGGCCCGAACCCTGGTGGAGGAGCGCCTGGCCGCTTGCGTGAACATCGTCCCCGGCCTGACCTCCGTGTACCGCTGGCAGGGGGAGGTGGTGGAGGATAAGGAGCTCCTCCTCATCGCCAAGACCACCACCCATGTCTTCCCCAGGCTCAAGGAAAGGGTCCTGGCCCTCCACCCCTACACGGTGCCCGAGATCCTCGCCCTGCCCATCGCCGAGGGGCACGGGCCCTATTTGGCGTGGCTTAGGGAAAACACGGGATGA
- a CDS encoding HAMP domain-containing sensor histidine kinase, translated as MSLRARLALVIGLLAFLPNLVLALTLGLLGEGPWLPLLLWLLFLAGISAGVGYFLARGLLRPLEELTRALTYLSLKGELRLRLPAPKEPPPAEIALLRARFEELLKRLSELLEAREAFYAALAHDLKTPLISAIRALEYLERADDLGREKRLVLLKNLREELSRAFRLVENLLALTRLEARPPQPETLNLRALAEDLLLRYQEEAKGRGLRLSLEGAGLGRGERLLVERALANLLENALRHAKKEVRVRVEEGAIAVEDDGPGLPLPLEALAQPFRQGPGRRGSAGLGLYTAQKVAEAHGGRLTATPSPLGGAGLRLELGRA; from the coding sequence ATGAGCCTTAGGGCTAGGCTCGCCCTGGTCATCGGTCTTCTGGCCTTCCTGCCCAACCTGGTCCTGGCCCTGACCCTGGGTCTTTTGGGGGAGGGGCCTTGGCTTCCCCTCCTCCTTTGGCTCCTCTTTTTGGCCGGGATATCCGCCGGGGTGGGCTACTTTCTGGCCCGAGGGCTCCTTAGGCCCTTGGAGGAGCTCACCCGGGCCCTCACTTACCTCTCCCTAAAAGGGGAGCTCCGGCTCCGCCTTCCCGCCCCCAAGGAACCCCCGCCGGCGGAGATCGCCTTGCTCCGGGCGCGGTTCGAAGAGCTTCTGAAGCGCTTAAGCGAGCTCCTGGAAGCCCGGGAAGCCTTCTACGCCGCCTTGGCCCATGACCTGAAGACGCCCTTGATCTCCGCCATCCGCGCCCTGGAGTATCTGGAGAGGGCGGACGATTTGGGCAGGGAAAAGCGACTCGTCCTGCTTAAAAACCTACGGGAGGAGCTTTCCCGCGCCTTCCGTCTGGTGGAAAACCTCCTCGCCCTCACCCGCCTCGAGGCCCGCCCCCCCCAGCCGGAAACCCTGAACCTGAGGGCCCTGGCGGAGGACCTCCTCCTCCGCTACCAGGAGGAGGCCAAGGGCCGGGGCCTCCGGCTTTCCCTGGAGGGCGCAGGGCTTGGGCGGGGGGAACGGCTTCTTGTGGAACGGGCCCTGGCCAACCTCCTGGAAAACGCCCTCCGCCACGCCAAGAAGGAGGTGCGGGTCCGGGTGGAGGAGGGTGCCATCGCCGTGGAGGACGACGGCCCTGGGCTTCCCCTTCCCCTCGAGGCCCTGGCCCAGCCCTTCCGCCAAGGCCCGGGCAGGCGGGGAAGCGCCGGCCTCGGCCTCTACACGGCCCAGAAGGTGGCGGAAGCCCACGGGGGAAGGCTCACCGCCACGCCGAGCCCCTTAGGGGGCGCCGGCCTTCGCCTGGAGCTTGGCCGCGCCTAG
- a CDS encoding response regulator transcription factor — translation MKRILLIEDDPEVARLVELELKEAGFQVEWAKNGMEGLMRHREKKPDLVVLDLGLPDLDGAEVARRIRATDDTPILVLTAQDAVERKVGLLSEGADDYLVKPFHPAELLARIQVQLRHKGGSEVLAVGKLELYPKRRQVFFGETEVRLSPKEFDLLHLLMGRPGRVFPREEIEEKIWGRPLGRDSNVLDVHVANLRAKLREVGAYGYLRTVRGLGYAVRPGKGEEDA, via the coding sequence ATGAAGCGCATCCTTCTCATCGAGGACGACCCCGAGGTGGCCCGGTTGGTGGAGCTGGAGCTGAAGGAAGCGGGCTTCCAGGTGGAGTGGGCCAAAAACGGCATGGAGGGCCTCATGCGCCACCGGGAGAAAAAGCCCGATTTGGTGGTGCTAGACCTGGGCTTGCCCGATCTGGACGGGGCGGAGGTGGCCCGGCGCATCCGGGCCACGGACGACACCCCCATCCTGGTCCTCACCGCTCAAGACGCCGTGGAGCGGAAGGTGGGCCTGCTTTCCGAGGGGGCGGACGATTACCTGGTGAAGCCCTTTCACCCCGCCGAGCTTTTGGCCCGCATCCAGGTGCAGCTACGGCACAAGGGGGGAAGCGAGGTCCTGGCGGTGGGAAAGCTGGAGCTTTACCCTAAGCGGCGCCAGGTCTTCTTCGGGGAAACCGAGGTGCGGCTTTCCCCCAAGGAGTTTGACCTCCTCCACCTCCTCATGGGCCGCCCCGGGAGGGTCTTCCCCCGGGAGGAGATTGAGGAGAAGATCTGGGGCCGCCCCTTGGGCCGCGACTCCAACGTGCTGGACGTGCACGTGGCCAACCTGCGGGCCAAGCTAAGGGAGGTAGGGGCCTACGGCTACCTGCGCACGGTGCGGGGCCTGGGCTACGCCGTGCGCCCGGGCAAAGGGGAAGAGGACGCCTAG
- a CDS encoding HAMP domain-containing sensor histidine kinase yields the protein MPLLSFRLRLFLSFGLLWLLFLVGALYLAGRGVERALRGHLEATLLQDARRAAEAYRKGQAGSLIATGGVYLHLYAEDGEALLLTRPEHRLPQEALQTAGETPRVAFQKGFVAAWVRTPLGVLALTQDTAPIDLTLAALRRALVEAFFLLFPLGLGLVYLTARLATRPLEAAAREIAQRNPERLDPVPLTLPQDEFGRMVEAVNALLKALKEAKEEERAFLAEASHELRTPLTVLLGHLDRLARNPLDGEALATARATAERMRRLVEDLLALARGEMGFSLNPHIVDLKALAQEAAREYGVALEGEEAEVLGDPDRLLQMLRNLLANAVRAAGKEGVRVRLRREGDLALLEVEDAGPGIPEALLPHLFRRFARGPGGGTGLGLAIAQAIAQAHGGEIAVESRPGRTVFRVRLPLLEAEG from the coding sequence ATGCCGCTCCTTTCCTTCCGCCTGCGCCTTTTCCTTTCCTTTGGCCTCCTTTGGCTCCTCTTCCTGGTGGGGGCCCTCTACCTGGCGGGCCGGGGGGTGGAGCGGGCCCTAAGGGGCCACCTCGAGGCCACCCTCCTCCAGGACGCCCGCAGGGCGGCGGAGGCCTACCGCAAGGGCCAGGCGGGGAGCCTCATCGCCACGGGGGGTGTGTACCTCCACCTCTATGCGGAAGACGGGGAGGCCCTCCTCCTCACCCGGCCTGAGCACCGCCTGCCCCAAGAAGCGCTCCAAACGGCGGGGGAAACCCCGCGGGTGGCCTTCCAAAAGGGGTTCGTCGCCGCCTGGGTGCGCACGCCCCTGGGCGTCCTCGCCCTCACTCAGGACACCGCCCCCATTGACCTAACCTTGGCCGCCCTGCGGCGGGCCCTGGTGGAGGCCTTTTTCCTCCTCTTCCCCTTAGGGCTTGGCCTGGTCTACCTCACCGCCCGCCTGGCCACCCGTCCCCTGGAAGCGGCCGCCCGGGAAATCGCCCAAAGAAACCCCGAGCGCCTGGACCCCGTGCCCCTCACCCTCCCGCAGGACGAGTTCGGCCGCATGGTGGAGGCGGTGAACGCCCTCCTAAAAGCCCTAAAGGAGGCCAAGGAAGAGGAGCGGGCCTTCCTGGCTGAGGCGAGCCACGAGCTCCGCACCCCCCTCACGGTGCTCCTGGGGCACTTAGACCGCCTGGCGCGAAACCCTTTGGACGGAGAAGCCCTGGCCACCGCCAGGGCCACGGCGGAAAGGATGCGGCGCCTGGTGGAGGACCTTCTCGCCTTGGCCCGGGGCGAGATGGGCTTTAGCCTCAACCCCCACATCGTGGACCTGAAGGCCTTGGCCCAAGAGGCGGCCAGGGAGTACGGGGTGGCCCTCGAGGGGGAAGAGGCCGAGGTCCTGGGGGACCCTGATCGGCTTTTGCAGATGCTCCGCAACCTCCTGGCCAATGCGGTACGGGCCGCGGGGAAGGAAGGGGTAAGGGTCCGCCTTCGGCGGGAAGGGGACCTGGCGCTTTTGGAGGTGGAAGACGCTGGTCCCGGCATCCCCGAGGCCCTTCTGCCCCACCTCTTCCGCCGCTTCGCCCGGGGACCCGGGGGGGGCACGGGGCTCGGCCTGGCCATCGCCCAGGCCATCGCCCAGGCCCACGGGGGGGAGATCGCCGTGGAAAGCCGCCCCGGGCGCACGGTTTTCCGGGTGCGCCTTCCCCTGTTGGAGGCGGAGGGGTAG
- a CDS encoding helix-turn-helix domain-containing protein, producing MTQARETLSFKPGEVILYPGVPGPRDRVYRVLEGLVRLEAVDEEGNALTLRLVRPGGYFGEEALSGTERTYFAEAVTEVAVEALPKEPRPEELLDLVAHLAQALSESYRRIERLATQRLKNRMAAALLELAETPLAREEEEGLVLRATHDELAAAVGSVRETVTKVIGELAREGYIRSGYGKIVLRDVKGLKELAQSRGEGR from the coding sequence ATGACCCAGGCCCGTGAAACCCTAAGCTTCAAACCCGGCGAAGTTATCCTCTACCCGGGGGTGCCGGGGCCCAGGGACCGGGTCTACCGGGTCCTCGAGGGCCTGGTACGCCTGGAGGCGGTGGACGAGGAGGGGAACGCCCTCACCCTGCGCCTGGTGCGCCCAGGCGGCTACTTTGGCGAGGAAGCCCTTTCCGGCACCGAGCGCACCTACTTCGCCGAGGCGGTGACCGAGGTAGCGGTGGAGGCCTTGCCCAAGGAGCCCAGGCCCGAGGAGCTTCTGGACCTGGTAGCCCACCTGGCCCAGGCCCTTTCCGAGTCCTACCGCCGCATAGAGCGCCTGGCCACGCAACGGCTCAAAAACCGCATGGCCGCAGCCCTTTTGGAGCTGGCGGAAACCCCCTTGGCCCGGGAGGAGGAGGAGGGCCTGGTGCTCCGGGCCACCCACGACGAGCTGGCCGCTGCGGTGGGGAGCGTTCGGGAAACCGTGACCAAGGTCATCGGGGAGCTCGCCCGGGAGGGGTACATCCGCTCGGGCTACGGCAAGATCGTCCTCCGGGACGTGAAAGGCCTTAAGGAGCTCGCCCAAAGCCGGGGTGAGGGCCGCTAA